One genomic segment of Desulfocapsa sulfexigens DSM 10523 includes these proteins:
- a CDS encoding FmdE family protein, whose product MTCTYPKQTIEDTIAFHGHNCPGLAIGIRVAEYVKKEFPDTPSAALVCITETDMCAVDAIQYLIGCTYGKGNLIHKDYGKTAFSFYDRENNKGIRFLLRPDCRGENYWMLADMMAEKSAGILSKEDDQKLAEQRILLEKRFMSLSLEDMFSIEKLQTRPPRPPRVLHSMTCEDCGEQTMESRTRRFDKKTLCIPCYQKVEQKI is encoded by the coding sequence TGCATTCCATGGGCATAACTGCCCAGGACTTGCAATCGGTATTCGGGTGGCTGAGTATGTCAAAAAAGAATTTCCAGACACCCCATCGGCAGCCCTTGTTTGTATTACTGAAACAGATATGTGCGCTGTGGATGCCATCCAGTATCTAATCGGCTGCACCTATGGCAAAGGCAATCTGATTCATAAAGATTACGGCAAGACAGCCTTTTCTTTTTATGATAGAGAAAACAACAAGGGTATTCGATTCCTGTTGAGACCGGATTGCCGTGGTGAGAATTATTGGATGCTGGCTGATATGATGGCAGAAAAAAGTGCTGGAATCCTTTCAAAAGAGGATGATCAGAAGCTGGCCGAGCAGAGAATCCTACTTGAAAAGAGGTTTATGTCACTGTCGCTCGAAGATATGTTTTCTATTGAAAAGCTGCAGACCAGACCACCTCGGCCGCCGCGTGTATTGCATTCCATGACGTGTGAGGATTGTGGTGAACAAACCATGGAGTCAAGGACTAGACGTTTTGATAAAAAGACGCTGTGTATACCTTGCTATCAGAAAGTCGAACAGAAAATATAA
- a CDS encoding PEP-CTERM sorting domain-containing protein — MRKLLICGICLLVLLPAMASATTYTGSLVVGGDPLAYSTIWFDKTGTDTYEQAGGGSIDTSYLDGDELAWLYCVDLFTSVSVATYPSTLVSDSGDIYGGTYSAIADVAWLLDNYATGGQGDDAKALQAAIWTTVHGTDYDLSPSSSAFNKYTDMLAALDLTTETGNVGNYLWISPRLEAGGAFSQGLVGVKVSAPVPEPATMLLFGTGLIGLVGTRLRRKRK, encoded by the coding sequence ATGAGAAAGTTATTGATTTGTGGAATATGTTTGTTGGTACTGCTTCCGGCAATGGCAAGCGCCACAACCTATACAGGTTCACTGGTTGTTGGTGGTGATCCTTTGGCTTATTCAACAATTTGGTTCGACAAGACCGGAACTGATACTTATGAACAAGCTGGTGGAGGGTCTATAGATACTTCCTACCTTGACGGGGATGAGTTGGCGTGGCTTTACTGTGTCGATCTTTTCACCTCGGTGTCTGTTGCAACGTATCCATCTACCTTGGTCTCTGATAGCGGAGATATTTACGGCGGTACGTATAGTGCAATAGCAGACGTCGCTTGGTTGCTGGACAACTATGCTACTGGTGGCCAGGGTGATGATGCAAAAGCACTCCAGGCGGCTATATGGACTACGGTTCACGGAACCGACTACGACTTGAGCCCAAGCAGTTCAGCGTTTAATAAATACACGGATATGTTGGCAGCACTCGACCTTACCACTGAAACCGGTAATGTCGGTAACTACTTGTGGATCAGCCCGCGACTTGAAGCAGGTGGTGCCTTCTCACAGGGTTTGGTTGGTGTTAAGGTGTCTGCGCCCGTTCCTGAACCAGCAACAATGCTTCTCTTCGGCACAGGTTTAATTGGTCTTGTTGGTACAAGACTTCGTAGAAAGAGAAAATAA
- a CDS encoding SHOCT domain-containing protein has protein sequence MFGHNSVSTDWWCGMGTFFPGPLGMVVTFLFWGFVIYLIIFLFQALFSRGKRASSAHLDALKERYARGEINEDEYHRIKREIS, from the coding sequence ATGTTCGGACACAATAGTGTTTCTACAGATTGGTGGTGTGGAATGGGAACATTCTTTCCAGGCCCTTTGGGGATGGTCGTCACCTTTCTTTTTTGGGGGTTTGTCATCTACCTTATCATTTTCCTTTTTCAGGCTCTGTTTTCAAGGGGGAAAAGAGCCTCTTCAGCACATCTTGATGCCCTGAAGGAAAGGTATGCCCGCGGTGAAATCAACGAAGATGAATATCATCGTATAAAGAGAGAAATTAGCTAA
- a CDS encoding cupredoxin domain-containing protein: protein MMERRLTINGKQMDINRIDEQVQLGSTETWEITNRAAMMIRYQSKNSF, encoded by the coding sequence ATGATGGAAAGACGACTCACCATTAATGGGAAGCAGATGGATATTAACCGGATTGATGAACAGGTACAGTTGGGTTCCACGGAGACCTGGGAGATAACAAATCGTGCCGCCATGATGATTCGCTATCAGTCAAAAAACTCCTTTTAG
- a CDS encoding Lcl C-terminal domain-containing protein: protein MRHILNTGQTHCYSDVGEQINCHFSGQDADLRIGVSWPTVRYKLQKEVVIDRLTGLAWTRNANIGTFPCTWQESFEKIRKLNQEYYGGYSDWRLPNRNELRSLVSYQTKKPSLPDGNPFLNVFLGWYWSSTTAVINPAYAWSLHLEGARMFYGRKNQYQLFWPVRGQSAVLPATGQKKCYDESGHTIDCLDTGQDGELLLGNDWPRPRFTVESGVIHDRLTGLGWAAHSDMTGGSVSWPEAFDAVQQANREKLDGLSSWRLPNINELTSLVDCSRHTPALPKGHPVQGMKDGYWSSTTSFFETDWAWVLYLNKGACGVGHKPGNHFHVLPVTTLAFT, encoded by the coding sequence ATGCGCCACATTTTGAACACAGGACAGACCCATTGTTACAGCGACGTGGGAGAGCAAATCAATTGCCATTTCAGCGGACAAGATGCTGATTTGCGGATCGGTGTGTCTTGGCCGACTGTTCGTTATAAACTGCAAAAAGAGGTCGTAATTGACCGTCTCACCGGTCTTGCCTGGACCAGAAATGCCAATATCGGCACCTTTCCCTGCACCTGGCAAGAGTCGTTTGAAAAGATAAGAAAATTAAACCAAGAATATTACGGAGGCTACAGTGACTGGCGACTGCCAAATCGCAATGAGCTGCGCAGCCTGGTGAGCTACCAAACTAAAAAACCGTCCTTGCCAGACGGGAACCCCTTTCTCAATGTTTTTCTGGGGTGGTACTGGTCCTCGACCACGGCAGTGATTAACCCGGCCTATGCCTGGTCCCTCCACCTCGAAGGAGCGCGTATGTTTTATGGCCGGAAAAACCAGTATCAGCTTTTTTGGCCTGTGCGTGGGCAATCTGCAGTTTTACCTGCGACAGGCCAGAAGAAATGCTATGATGAATCAGGACATACAATAGACTGCCTGGATACCGGCCAGGATGGAGAACTGCTGCTGGGAAACGACTGGCCACGACCCCGGTTTACAGTAGAATCCGGAGTGATCCATGATCGGTTGACCGGGCTGGGTTGGGCTGCTCATAGTGATATGACTGGTGGCTCTGTCAGCTGGCCTGAGGCCTTTGATGCCGTTCAACAGGCGAACAGGGAAAAGCTGGACGGCTTGTCTTCCTGGCGCCTGCCGAATATCAATGAACTGACTTCACTTGTTGACTGCAGTCGCCATACTCCTGCATTACCGAAAGGCCATCCTGTTCAGGGGATGAAGGATGGTTACTGGTCCTCAACCACCAGTTTTTTTGAGACCGACTGGGCATGGGTCCTGTACTTGAACAAAGGAGCCTGCGGGGTTGGCCATAAACCGGGGAACCACTTTCACGTCTTACCTGTGACAACACTCGCATTCACCTGA
- a CDS encoding DUF4388 domain-containing protein: protein MDKKEDTFSDAIFIIVAEESCPFYSVGDEIKVESSGLTMSAYKPGCLYLAGKIASIVASKKENFGAFSKVSVQKSRYDCGGCVGKIFFEHKRDKDFATLQMKLLEEAEEIRRKKHLERYFGVMRALNLFKSLEDDSLRDLIMLLEFKSIPFGKVVVKKGTPGTNFFIILRGLVERKADDGSQLAEIGEGEMFGEMSLLSTEPFVHSIFSVKTTQMAVLSIKNFKAILKKFPVLQMFLFKLLVDQAQKVALKSGEISSGMTGELSEVSPVDLLQLINSSRKTGTLDLALDKGRGMVFFKEGEIVYARYLEFRGKHVIYELLGMRSGHFSYTRGVPDVLDKAQPIGGFMGMMMEGLQRIDEKKDS, encoded by the coding sequence ATGGATAAAAAAGAAGATACATTTTCTGATGCGATATTCATCATAGTCGCCGAAGAGTCATGCCCATTTTACAGTGTGGGTGATGAAATCAAAGTTGAAAGCTCTGGCTTGACGATGTCAGCCTATAAACCGGGTTGCCTGTATCTTGCCGGGAAAATTGCATCCATTGTCGCCTCAAAAAAGGAAAATTTCGGTGCATTTTCAAAAGTATCCGTCCAGAAATCCAGATATGATTGCGGTGGCTGTGTTGGAAAAATATTTTTTGAGCACAAGAGAGATAAGGATTTTGCCACATTGCAGATGAAATTACTCGAAGAGGCCGAAGAAATTCGTCGAAAAAAGCATCTTGAAAGGTACTTTGGAGTTATGCGTGCGCTTAATTTATTTAAATCTCTTGAAGATGATTCCCTGAGAGATCTCATAATGCTCCTTGAATTCAAAAGTATTCCCTTTGGCAAGGTGGTCGTGAAAAAAGGAACTCCTGGTACCAATTTTTTCATAATATTAAGGGGTCTGGTAGAAAGAAAAGCTGACGATGGTAGTCAGCTGGCTGAAATTGGAGAAGGGGAAATGTTTGGTGAAATGAGCCTGCTTTCAACAGAGCCGTTTGTGCACTCTATTTTTTCTGTTAAAACAACACAAATGGCAGTGCTCAGTATTAAGAATTTCAAAGCAATACTGAAAAAATTCCCTGTGCTTCAGATGTTCTTATTTAAATTGCTGGTGGACCAGGCACAGAAAGTTGCGCTTAAGTCAGGCGAGATTAGCTCGGGAATGACCGGAGAACTTTCCGAGGTATCACCGGTTGATCTTCTACAGCTGATTAACTCTTCCAGGAAAACAGGAACCCTGGATCTTGCCCTGGACAAAGGACGGGGAATGGTTTTTTTTAAAGAGGGAGAAATCGTCTACGCCCGTTACCTGGAGTTTCGCGGTAAGCATGTGATTTATGAACTTCTTGGGATGAGGAGTGGTCATTTCAGTTACACTAGGGGGGTTCCCGACGTACTTGACAAAGCCCAACCCATCGGTGGATTCATGGGGATGATGATGGAGGGGCTTCAGAGAATCGACGAGAAGAAAGATTCATAG
- a CDS encoding PEP-CTERM sorting domain-containing protein, translated as MKNILIVFSVMFLLVWGSNANALTVNYLPSPAQTTAGVYAYATTFDMMAGMSVKVTWGDDSISDFTWSSPGGLAGGVSDLGGFTLGSIGDSYSQSWVLGILEPYTSKTIQSIFIDAGTGNAVFDVLKETEGTANSGAGYPFTVTNSTGNFDITATYSGAVQIGGAAPVGDLYRYLNIDFTSTAANYQGYFGVGDYLTFRADTDNLMYENDIAPVPEPATMLLLGTGFAGLIGFRLRKKKK; from the coding sequence ATGAAAAACATTTTAATCGTTTTTTCAGTAATGTTTTTATTGGTATGGGGCAGTAATGCAAATGCTCTTACTGTTAATTACCTTCCCTCCCCTGCACAGACGACTGCTGGAGTTTACGCCTACGCAACAACTTTTGACATGATGGCAGGAATGTCCGTAAAAGTTACCTGGGGAGACGATAGCATATCCGACTTCACATGGTCCAGTCCTGGTGGCCTGGCTGGAGGAGTGTCTGATTTAGGTGGCTTCACACTTGGTTCTATAGGGGATTCATATTCTCAATCCTGGGTGCTAGGTATCCTGGAACCATATACTAGTAAGACAATACAAAGTATCTTCATTGATGCCGGAACAGGCAATGCAGTATTTGACGTCTTGAAAGAGACAGAAGGTACTGCTAATTCAGGGGCAGGTTACCCATTCACGGTAACGAACTCTACTGGAAATTTTGATATTACCGCTACTTATAGTGGAGCTGTACAAATAGGCGGCGCTGCGCCAGTAGGAGATTTGTATCGATATCTTAATATTGATTTTACCAGCACAGCTGCTAATTATCAGGGCTATTTTGGCGTAGGGGACTATTTGACCTTTCGAGCAGATACAGATAACTTGATGTATGAAAATGACATTGCCCCGGTTCCAGAACCTGCAACTATGCTTCTTTTGGGAACAGGTTTTGCTGGTCTTATAGGTTTTAGACTTCGTAAGAAGAAAAAGTGA
- a CDS encoding metallophosphoesterase family protein, with protein sequence MNILHISDLHFGPRHWEGDDQILLEKLNSFNADIVINTGDSTTDGLEDEYIAAGLFLAGIKCKDVLSTIGNHDKRNMRSHELFQKYIYNTEIIHIPESVQTQKKHLFLNREITKVRENFTDINFIKSISINGKSVLIINIDSNELYSDDGFVEKEVLDVVSERINRLEYDLPLLLTHHSILGTDECPLKNSSVLIDFVQKHKIEYVFCGHTHELELMRTTDLYHGHTFFHFMCGSLSSCNHSNDDNMFLYYENFGSNDMSIHIVRIFLEGGTIRFKEERILFGKM encoded by the coding sequence ATGAATATTTTACACATTTCTGATCTGCATTTCGGCCCCCGACACTGGGAGGGAGATGATCAGATTCTACTGGAAAAGTTAAATTCCTTTAATGCCGATATCGTTATCAACACTGGAGATAGCACAACAGATGGCCTGGAGGATGAATATATTGCAGCAGGGCTTTTCCTGGCTGGTATCAAATGCAAAGACGTCTTATCCACCATCGGTAATCATGACAAAAGAAATATGCGTTCCCATGAACTCTTTCAAAAATACATTTATAATACCGAAATCATCCACATCCCTGAATCAGTACAAACCCAAAAGAAACACCTTTTTTTGAACCGGGAAATAACTAAGGTTCGTGAAAACTTTACCGATATAAATTTTATTAAATCCATTTCAATTAATGGAAAGTCTGTATTGATCATCAACATTGATTCCAATGAACTCTACAGCGATGATGGCTTTGTGGAAAAAGAGGTTCTGGATGTAGTTTCAGAGAGAATCAACCGGTTGGAATATGACCTGCCACTGCTTTTGACCCATCATTCCATTTTGGGTACCGATGAGTGCCCTCTGAAAAACTCCTCCGTCCTGATTGACTTTGTTCAAAAGCATAAAATTGAATATGTCTTTTGTGGTCATACCCACGAACTTGAATTGATGCGGACAACCGATCTCTATCATGGACACACCTTTTTCCATTTTATGTGCGGTAGCCTGTCCTCTTGCAATCATTCCAACGACGATAACATGTTTCTCTATTATGAAAATTTTGGCAGCAACGATATGAGTATTCATATAGTTCGTATTTTTCTGGAAGGAGGTACCATTCGTTTCAAAGAAGAAAGAATTCTTTTTGGAAAAATGTAA
- a CDS encoding carbamoyl-phosphate synthase large subunit family protein, producing the protein MTASKSLRKCISDNTNELVIYGADSFSQFPRRDASVHSKCDRAVAAAGPDDLVILRTSLDHDYYDWLRSCSLGSNHVIEYNALSTDTSLTELIIEDPGPVLKVIEHLGQKPVYTPWFSGYLEEKAAKILGAEHFGTSQAVAQKYNDKGKFKAICQQLEIPVVAGDTFTLHPEDKENSHEMIAIIRRHLVSNKSVIIRGTLAESAYSLYKTTGVDLEDLYHEIADSGENQVLIEPFLDVTSTPNDQWAIGRDGSIDHFGILDQVCEQGLVWVGNIKGQQLDPNIYDYIHNTSHLIVTDMAKSGYCGVIGIDYIVCEDGVFPVENNARFNGSSYVSMVVNNIEQLSATPVPFWKFIKTATSPCSFPELADRLAPHLYDGSTLNSVLPLNCKELSVTGGFNVVIMAENMHLINDIEQSLVEDGVKRS; encoded by the coding sequence ATGACAGCCTCTAAATCTCTTAGAAAATGCATTTCCGATAATACCAATGAACTTGTGATCTATGGGGCTGATAGTTTCTCTCAGTTTCCTAGACGTGATGCTTCAGTACATTCAAAATGTGACAGGGCAGTTGCGGCAGCTGGTCCAGATGACTTGGTGATTTTGCGTACTTCCTTGGACCACGATTACTATGACTGGTTACGCTCATGTAGTCTGGGAAGCAACCATGTCATAGAATATAATGCTTTGTCCACGGATACAAGCCTCACTGAGCTTATTATTGAAGATCCCGGACCAGTATTGAAAGTTATCGAACACTTGGGTCAGAAACCTGTCTACACACCATGGTTCAGTGGATATTTGGAAGAAAAGGCTGCCAAAATCCTTGGTGCCGAACACTTTGGCACTTCTCAGGCGGTTGCTCAGAAATACAACGACAAAGGTAAGTTTAAAGCCATATGCCAACAGCTGGAAATCCCCGTTGTTGCTGGAGACACATTTACTCTCCATCCAGAAGACAAAGAAAACAGCCACGAAATGATCGCTATTATAAGGCGTCACCTCGTGAGCAACAAAAGCGTGATCATTCGTGGGACTCTTGCTGAATCTGCCTATTCCCTATACAAAACAACTGGTGTGGATTTAGAGGATTTGTATCATGAGATTGCCGATAGTGGTGAAAACCAGGTACTTATTGAGCCCTTTCTTGACGTCACTTCAACTCCTAATGATCAATGGGCGATTGGTCGGGATGGATCTATCGATCACTTTGGCATATTGGATCAGGTATGCGAACAGGGATTAGTCTGGGTTGGCAATATAAAAGGTCAACAACTAGACCCAAATATCTATGACTATATCCATAACACCTCACACCTTATCGTCACAGATATGGCTAAATCCGGGTATTGTGGAGTAATAGGAATTGATTATATCGTCTGTGAAGACGGTGTGTTTCCAGTGGAAAACAATGCCCGGTTTAATGGGTCATCTTATGTGAGTATGGTTGTGAACAACATAGAGCAGTTGAGCGCAACGCCTGTTCCTTTCTGGAAGTTCATCAAAACAGCAACCTCGCCCTGTTCATTTCCAGAACTTGCCGATCGTCTTGCACCCCATCTCTATGACGGCAGTACATTAAATTCTGTACTCCCCCTTAACTGCAAGGAGTTGTCTGTTACTGGCGGTTTTAATGTTGTGATCATGGCCGAAAATATGCATTTGATCAACGACATTGAGCAGTCGCTGGTAGAGGATGGAGTAAAAAGATCATAA
- a CDS encoding CDP-alcohol phosphatidyltransferase family protein: MMSGTNLSEPSPSILSFAQDLPNICSLVGLLCAVLSMYYAILGVFSAAMIGLIWAVFFDWTDGIIARNMNGRNENQRNFGGQLDSLIDIISFGICPAVILLSYGNFSPWFLPGAFLIVAAGVLRLSYFNVFGLVGESTYMGLAMDNNAIILPFVFLFIGMLDQPFASITLYIILIVFAAMNVAPIKTPKLSGRWYYVLMIYSLLITFIYGWKLLISQAS, from the coding sequence ATGATGTCAGGTACAAATTTATCGGAACCCTCCCCTTCCATACTCTCTTTTGCTCAAGATCTTCCAAATATATGTTCTTTGGTGGGACTTTTATGCGCAGTTCTGTCTATGTATTATGCGATTCTAGGTGTCTTTTCTGCCGCTATGATTGGCCTGATCTGGGCAGTATTCTTTGACTGGACTGATGGCATTATCGCCCGTAACATGAACGGTCGGAACGAAAACCAACGGAATTTCGGGGGACAACTCGATTCATTGATTGATATTATCAGTTTTGGCATCTGCCCGGCGGTTATATTGCTCAGTTACGGGAACTTCAGCCCCTGGTTCCTGCCTGGAGCTTTTCTTATCGTAGCAGCCGGGGTACTCCGACTTAGTTATTTCAATGTATTTGGCCTGGTTGGTGAGTCAACCTACATGGGGCTGGCAATGGACAACAATGCGATTATTTTGCCCTTTGTCTTTCTATTTATCGGTATGCTTGACCAACCTTTTGCCTCTATCACTCTCTATATCATCCTTATTGTATTTGCTGCCATGAACGTGGCCCCAATCAAAACCCCTAAGTTGTCGGGTCGTTGGTATTACGTTCTCATGATTTACTCTTTGCTCATAACATTTATTTATGGCTGGAAATTATTGATTAGCCAGGCCAGCTGA
- a CDS encoding pyridoxal phosphate-dependent aminotransferase yields MTKKYSTNKERYEYITSQHGGFWRHDFIDHNYLYNLYFPPESFFTHITSHIHQLVLNYPMGQHDLACLIGDLIGQPPECIVVGNGAAELIKIIAGMNRKLIVPVPSFNEYANAMPAGNVVEFPLEAPSFQLDVDKFAAEAIRCKAGLAVVVSPNNPTSLLIPKKEIIRLLEKLAAYDCMLIVDESFIDFAGNGDQETLEQDIEKYPNLTIFKSMSKAYGICGIRIGYMLTANQDFASKIRQEIHIWNINGFAEEFLRLAPQYRQKFTESCNKVKADRDLFYKQLKAIPGMTVYHPDANYIFCRLPDHAASGPEITKKLFLEHTIYIKHCQGKTMPESERYLRIASRTQPENLRLVEALQAVIGLEIE; encoded by the coding sequence ATGACAAAAAAATACTCGACAAATAAAGAACGCTACGAATATATCACCAGCCAGCATGGCGGCTTTTGGCGGCATGATTTTATCGATCACAACTACCTATACAACCTTTACTTCCCGCCAGAATCTTTTTTCACACATATTACCAGTCACATACATCAATTGGTTTTAAACTACCCAATGGGGCAGCACGATTTGGCCTGCCTGATAGGCGACCTGATTGGCCAGCCGCCTGAGTGTATTGTGGTTGGCAACGGAGCTGCAGAGCTTATTAAAATTATAGCTGGGATGAATCGTAAATTAATTGTACCGGTGCCGTCGTTCAATGAATACGCCAATGCCATGCCAGCTGGAAACGTAGTTGAGTTTCCGCTTGAGGCGCCTTCCTTTCAGCTGGATGTTGATAAATTCGCAGCAGAGGCAATCCGGTGCAAGGCAGGATTGGCAGTGGTAGTCAGCCCCAACAACCCCACTTCATTGCTGATTCCCAAAAAAGAGATTATCCGTTTGCTTGAGAAATTAGCAGCCTACGACTGCATGCTCATCGTTGATGAATCTTTCATTGATTTTGCAGGAAATGGTGACCAGGAAACTCTTGAGCAGGACATTGAGAAATATCCAAATCTAACAATTTTCAAAAGCATGAGTAAGGCCTATGGTATCTGCGGCATCAGAATAGGGTACATGCTAACAGCGAACCAGGATTTTGCGTCAAAAATTCGTCAGGAAATTCACATTTGGAATATTAATGGTTTCGCTGAGGAATTCCTCCGTCTTGCTCCACAGTATCGACAGAAATTTACTGAAAGCTGCAACAAGGTCAAAGCAGATCGCGACCTCTTTTATAAACAACTCAAGGCAATTCCCGGAATGACAGTTTATCATCCTGATGCCAATTATATTTTTTGTCGATTACCTGACCATGCGGCATCCGGTCCAGAAATAACTAAAAAACTTTTTCTAGAACATACTATTTATATAAAGCACTGTCAGGGTAAGACAATGCCGGAATCTGAGCGATATCTCCGGATAGCGAGCCGTACCCAACCTGAGAATCTGCGTTTGGTCGAAGCATTGCAAGCTGTTATTGGTTTGGAGATAGAATGA
- a CDS encoding phosphocholine cytidylyltransferase family protein, producing the protein MKDRTINPGLKNEQVRTALLLAAGTGSRLSPLTDTSPKCLVSVNEISILERLIHSLQLHNFKRLVIVVGHQADCIRDFLGTHAGGMEINYITSPLYNSTNNIYSLWLARKMIDEPFLLIESDLVFEPKMLEGMLYPDRIAVASLHPWMSGTTVAINNQRKIEKFYCGSHKHNENQYKTVNIYSLSFETWQLVKERLDHQISQNMVNGYYETVFADMVNEGCLSFTPVFFDASRWYEIDTIADLRAAEKVCDLYHHPATIMNGHALTNQSDTVNSSAFKLRTAIPRTKRIPRHHQVLEMSATMTSVSTLPQ; encoded by the coding sequence ATGAAGGACAGGACTATTAATCCCGGTCTCAAGAATGAACAAGTCCGTACTGCGCTTTTATTGGCTGCGGGAACGGGTAGTCGCCTTTCTCCTCTGACCGATACGTCACCTAAATGCCTTGTTTCTGTAAATGAAATATCCATTCTTGAGAGGCTGATTCACTCCCTCCAACTACACAATTTCAAACGTCTGGTTATAGTTGTTGGCCATCAAGCTGACTGCATCCGTGATTTTCTTGGAACCCATGCCGGAGGTATGGAAATTAATTATATTACCAGCCCCCTCTACAACTCAACCAACAACATTTACTCATTATGGCTTGCACGGAAAATGATAGATGAACCCTTCCTACTTATAGAAAGTGATCTTGTTTTCGAGCCAAAAATGCTTGAAGGGATGCTTTATCCTGACCGAATTGCGGTCGCGAGTTTGCATCCCTGGATGAGTGGTACGACAGTAGCAATCAATAACCAGCGGAAAATTGAAAAATTTTATTGCGGTTCCCATAAACACAATGAAAACCAGTATAAAACCGTCAACATTTACAGCCTTTCATTTGAGACCTGGCAACTTGTTAAGGAAAGACTGGATCACCAAATTTCACAAAATATGGTGAATGGCTACTATGAGACCGTATTTGCTGATATGGTCAACGAGGGCTGCCTTTCTTTTACGCCTGTTTTCTTTGATGCCAGCCGCTGGTATGAAATTGACACCATAGCTGATTTACGAGCAGCTGAAAAAGTATGTGACCTCTATCACCATCCAGCTACTATTATGAATGGCCACGCATTAACCAATCAAAGCGATACGGTTAATTCTTCAGCGTTTAAACTTAGGACAGCCATTCCTCGAACCAAAAGAATTCCACGTCACCATCAGGTTTTAGAGATGTCCGCAACAATGACTTCAGTTTCAACGTTACCTCAGTAA